TAACCTTTAAGGTATGTTTTGTATTCTCCTGGTGCATAAAAATTATGTCCCCATTCTGTTTTGACACCGAACCCACTTTCATCATGCTCAACAAGATGTACCTTATTTGTCGCGCCTTCTACATTCCAAATCAGAGAATCCAATACCTTATATTTTAAAAAGGAAAAAAAATTACCCTCATCTTTTGCAACCGAATCAATTAATTTGAAAGTTACTGCTTGAAATATATCTACCTCTATGTTGTCTACCCTCAATGCAAATGGAAAATATTCAATTTCTTTTTGTTCTGGTTCAGGAGATTCCTCTACTTCTACCGGTAGCTCCAAAGTATTTTTCGAACAAGCTACGGTTAAAATGAGTACAGATAAAAGTGAGTAAAAAAATTTCATAATTATAAAAATATCTCAAATGTATGAAAAATATATAAAACACCTTCCTATAATCTAATAAAAAAAGCTGCTATCAGGTCTGATAGCAGCTTTTTTATGGATAAATAGAATCCTTCGAAAGGAAACTAATAGAATCTTATTGGAATTTCTTCGCGTTCACTCTACGATCGCCTTCCGTCAAATAGATTTTACGTAAACGCATGCTTTGAGGCGTTACTTCAATGTACTCGTCGGCTTGGATATACTCCATACACTCTTCCAAAGAGAATTTGATCGCTGGTGCAATACGAGCGTTATCATCTGAACCAGATGCACGCATGTTAGTCAACTGCTTTCCTTTGGTTACATTAATCGTTAAATCATTGTCACGAATGTGCTCACCCAAGATCTGACCTTCGTAAATATCCACTCCCGGATCTACGAAGAAACGACCACGGTCTTGTAATTTATCAATAGAATAAGCCGTTGTAGAACCTGTATCCAAAGAAATCAATACTCCTGCCAAGCGACCTGGGATCGGTCCTCTCCATGGCTCATACCCTTTCAGACGGTGCGCCATTACAGCCTCACCAGCTGTAGCTGTCAATACGTTATTACGCAAACCGATAATACCACGGGAAGGAATTGCAAACTCTAAATGTTGCATATCGCCTTTGGCTTCCATAATTAAAAGCTCGCCTTTACGCTGTGTAACTAGCTCGATTACCTTACCAGAAACTTCTGCAGGAACGTCTACTACCAACTCCTCGATAGGCTCACATTTAACACCGTCGATTTCTTTTACAATTACTTGCGGCTGACCCACCTGTAATTCGTAACCCTCGCGACGCATGGTCTCAATCAATACAGACAAATGGAGGATACCACGACCATATACTAACCAAGCATCCGGAGATTCGGTTGGTACTACGCGTAGTGCCAAGTTTTTCTCCAACTCCTTTTGCAAACGATCGTAAATATTACGAGATGTTACCAATTTACCTTCTTTACCAAAGAATGGAGAGTTATTGATCGTGAACAACATGTTCATTGTTGGCTCATCAATGCTCATCACCTCCAGTTGCTCTGGGTTTTCGAAATCAGCAATGGTATCACCAATATCAAATCCATCAATACCTACTACCGCACAGATATCACCTGCTTTCACCTCAGAAACCTTAATACGACCAAGGCCTTCAAATACTTGAAGTTCTTTCACACGAGATTTTACAATCTTACCATCACGCTTTACAAGCGATACTGGTTGATTTTCTTTGATAACTCCACGCGCTACACGTCCGATCGCGATACGACCAACGAAAGTAGAGTAATCTAGAGAAGTTACTTGCATTTGAAGCGTTCCTTCAGATACTTTAGGCGCTGGGATATGTGCTAAGATCGCATCTAACAAATCGGTGAAGTCTGTTGTCGGTTGTTTCCAATCTGTAGACATCCAACCTTGCTTAGAAGACCCGTATAATACAGGGAAGTCTAATTGATCTTCTGTGGCATCCAAGTTGAAGAATAAGTCGAATACACTTTCGTATACTTCATCCGGACGACAGTTTTCTTTGTCTACTTTGTTGACGACAACGATAGGCTTGATACCTAAAGCTAGTGCTTTACCCGTTACAAAACGTGTTTGAGGCATCGGACCTTCAAAGGCATCTACTAATAGAACAACGCCATCCGCCATTTTCAATACGCGCTCTACCTCACCGCCAAAATCGGCGTGACCAGGGGTATCAATAATGTTTATTTTAACATCCTTATAGGTAACTGATACGTTTTTGGAAACGATAGTGATACCACGCTCACGTTCCAAATCGTTGTTATCCAGGATGAGTTCTCCTGCGTTTTCATTTTCTCTGAACTGATTCGTGAAATAGAGAATCTTGTCAACCAACGTGGTTTTACCGTGGTCAACGTGAGCGATAATCGCTATGTTTCTGATGTTCTGCATGCTACAGCTTGTCGTGTAAAATTCTAAGGTGCAAAAGTAAAAAAATAAAAACAACTAATCACTACATTTTAAATGATATATTTGGAATAGTTGAATAATAAAGATTTCTTAATATGAAATGGCTTTTAACACTCGTAATATCCCTGTTTATGATGCACAACACTTCGGCGCAAAACAAGGCCGATTGGGCAAATTTTTCAAAATACGCAGCCGCAAACCCGCAGGAGAAGAGTGGACAAGTCGTGTTTATGGGTAATTCTATAACAGAAGGCTGGAAGAATTCACGACCAGATTTTTTTACTAAAAACGGGTACATAGGCAGAGGAATTGGCGGACAAACCAGTTCACAAATGTTGGTACGCTTTCGAAAAGATGTACTGGAACTGCAACCCAGAGCCGTCGTTATTTTGGCGGGCACCAACGACATCGCACAAAACCAGGGCTTCATATCTCTAGAAAACGTCTTGGGCAATATCATTTCTATGGTCGAATTAGCGCAACATCACAAGATTGAAGTGCTATTATGCTCGGTATTACCCGCTTATGAGTTTAGTTGGCGAGCAGAAATTCAGGATGCTGCCGATCAGATCATCCAACTCAATACACTTATTCGGTACTATGCAGACAGTAACGGCATTCCATTCGTCGATTACCACTCGGCACTGAAAGATGAGCGAAATGGGTTGCCGGAAAAGTATGCAAAAGATGGCGTACACCCTACTGCGGCCGGTTATGAAATAATGGAAGATGTACTACAGGCTAAACTTAAAAAATAGTAGTGAGTCATTTACTTGGATAAGAATTTAAACAACACATGCGAACCGAATGGTTCGCATGTGTTGTTTAAAACATTTTCTGTTACGGACCAATACGGTCAGCAACGAGTTCAATGATTACTTTTTAGGATTAGCTTTATGATATTACTTTAAGCTCTTTGCCTACCTTGGTAAATGCTGCAATAGCTTTATCTAGGTGTTCTCTTTCGTGCCCAGCTGAGATCTGTACGCGGATACGTGCTTTATCTTTTGGCACTACCGGATAATAGAAGCCGATTACGTAAATGCCTTCCTCTAGCATTTTGGCAGCAAATTCTTGTGCCAACTTTGCATCGTACAGCATAACTGGCACTATAGGATGTACGCCTGGCTTGATGTCAAATCCTGCGGCAGTCATTTTCTCTCTGAAATACGTGGTATTATCTTCCAGCTTATCCCGCAGTGTGGTGGTCTCGCTCAACATATCCAACACAGCGATAGATGCACCCACAATAGCAGGCGCCAAGGTATTAGAAAATAGATAAGGTCTGGAGCGCTGACGCAACATATCTATAATCTCTTTACGACCAGACGTAAAACCACCGGACGCTCCACCTAATGCCTTGCCTAACGTACCAGTAATAATATCTATCCTGCCCATTACATCACAAAGCTCATGTGTACCGCGGCCTGTTTTACCAATAAAGCCGGAACAGTGAGATTCATCAATCATCACCAACGCATCGTATTTATCCGCCAAGTCACAAATTTTATCTAAAGGCGCTACAGAACCATCCATTGAAAATGCACCATCGGTCACAATAATGCGGTGGCGCGCACCAGACGCAGCTTGCAGTTGCGCCTCCAGATCTTGCATGTCACAGTTTTTATAACGGAAACGTTGTGCCTTACACAGACGTACGCCATCAATAATCGATGCATGATTAAGTTCGTCGGAGATAATCGCATCTTCTGCACCAAACAAAGGCTCGAAAACTCCTCCATTCGCATCAAAAGCTGCTGCATACAATATGGTATCTTCTGTTCCCAGAAATTGCGAGAGCTTATCTTCTAATTGCTTGTGTGTATCTTGTGTACCGCAGATGAAACGTACAGAAGACATGCCGTATCCATGCGAATCAATCGCGGCCTTTGCGGCCGCTATCACATCAGGGTGGGAGGATAATCCGAGGTAGTTATTTGCGCAGAAGTTGATGACTTCCTGTCCGGTATTGATTTTAATATCTGCTCCCTGAGGTGTGGTGATAATGCGTTCTTTCTTATAAAGTCCGGCTTCCTGGATTTCCGCTAACTCTTTCTGTAGAGCGGCTTGCAAGTTATGGTACATATATCTTAATGCTTTTTTGTGCGTATCTATTCAAAGATACAACATTTTTGTGGCTCGCATGATCCATTGATGAGCGTACACTAGCGCAACAAAAAAAGGACAGTTTGCGCTGTCCTTCCTCTTTTTACCACTTCGTGGAGCTTTATTTAATACGTGTAAATACTTCGGTACGTCCAAGTAAGCTAACGCCTACAAAACCGCGTACTTCCAGCTTGTCTCCTTTGGGCGTCATCTTACAGCTGTAGGTTTTACCTGATTTCGGATCATAGATCTCACCACCTTCATAAGTATTGCCTTTTTTGGTAAAATTGGTTAAAATCTCCAATCCTTCAATTTTTCGATCTTGCTTACTTTTATCTGGATTTTTGACGTCCTTTTTCGATGAATCTTTGATCCAGTATAACTTGCCAAAGTACTTGTCTCCTCGTTTGAAAATCTCAATACGACCTTCTTTACTGGAGTTTTCCCATTTGCCTAAAATAGGATCATTTGATTGTGCAAACAACGCTATCGTCAATAGCATCGTCATACATGATAACATAAATTTCTCCATAGCTCTTGTTGTTTATAATAATAGTCAAGGTCAATATACGAA
This sequence is a window from Sphingobacterium sp. lm-10. Protein-coding genes within it:
- the typA gene encoding translational GTPase TypA, translating into MQNIRNIAIIAHVDHGKTTLVDKILYFTNQFRENENAGELILDNNDLERERGITIVSKNVSVTYKDVKINIIDTPGHADFGGEVERVLKMADGVVLLVDAFEGPMPQTRFVTGKALALGIKPIVVVNKVDKENCRPDEVYESVFDLFFNLDATEDQLDFPVLYGSSKQGWMSTDWKQPTTDFTDLLDAILAHIPAPKVSEGTLQMQVTSLDYSTFVGRIAIGRVARGVIKENQPVSLVKRDGKIVKSRVKELQVFEGLGRIKVSEVKAGDICAVVGIDGFDIGDTIADFENPEQLEVMSIDEPTMNMLFTINNSPFFGKEGKLVTSRNIYDRLQKELEKNLALRVVPTESPDAWLVYGRGILHLSVLIETMRREGYELQVGQPQVIVKEIDGVKCEPIEELVVDVPAEVSGKVIELVTQRKGELLIMEAKGDMQHLEFAIPSRGIIGLRNNVLTATAGEAVMAHRLKGYEPWRGPIPGRLAGVLISLDTGSTTAYSIDKLQDRGRFFVDPGVDIYEGQILGEHIRDNDLTINVTKGKQLTNMRASGSDDNARIAPAIKFSLEECMEYIQADEYIEVTPQSMRLRKIYLTEGDRRVNAKKFQ
- a CDS encoding DUF2147 domain-containing protein; the protein is MEKFMLSCMTMLLTIALFAQSNDPILGKWENSSKEGRIEIFKRGDKYFGKLYWIKDSSKKDVKNPDKSKQDRKIEGLEILTNFTKKGNTYEGGEIYDPKSGKTYSCKMTPKGDKLEVRGFVGVSLLGRTEVFTRIK
- the kbl gene encoding glycine C-acetyltransferase encodes the protein MYHNLQAALQKELAEIQEAGLYKKERIITTPQGADIKINTGQEVINFCANNYLGLSSHPDVIAAAKAAIDSHGYGMSSVRFICGTQDTHKQLEDKLSQFLGTEDTILYAAAFDANGGVFEPLFGAEDAIISDELNHASIIDGVRLCKAQRFRYKNCDMQDLEAQLQAASGARHRIIVTDGAFSMDGSVAPLDKICDLADKYDALVMIDESHCSGFIGKTGRGTHELCDVMGRIDIITGTLGKALGGASGGFTSGRKEIIDMLRQRSRPYLFSNTLAPAIVGASIAVLDMLSETTTLRDKLEDNTTYFREKMTAAGFDIKPGVHPIVPVMLYDAKLAQEFAAKMLEEGIYVIGFYYPVVPKDKARIRVQISAGHEREHLDKAIAAFTKVGKELKVIS
- a CDS encoding SGNH/GDSL hydrolase family protein encodes the protein MMHNTSAQNKADWANFSKYAAANPQEKSGQVVFMGNSITEGWKNSRPDFFTKNGYIGRGIGGQTSSQMLVRFRKDVLELQPRAVVILAGTNDIAQNQGFISLENVLGNIISMVELAQHHKIEVLLCSVLPAYEFSWRAEIQDAADQIIQLNTLIRYYADSNGIPFVDYHSALKDERNGLPEKYAKDGVHPTAAGYEIMEDVLQAKLKK